A portion of the Streptomyces platensis genome contains these proteins:
- a CDS encoding phosphoglycerate kinase: MKTIDDLQVAGQRVFVRADLNVPLDGTTITDDGRIRAVAPTIAKLVERGAKVIVASHLGRPKGAPDPAFSLAPAAARLGDILGQDVAFATDTVGESARSVVAGLSDGQVAVLENLRFNAGETSKDDAERGAFADQLAALADLYVGDGFGAVHRKHASVYDLPKRLPHAAGDLIATEVGVLKKLTDDVKRPYVVALGGAKVSDKLAVIDQLIEKADRILVGGGMAYTFLKAKGHEVGISLLQEDQVPACLEYLARAEKRGVEFVLPVDVLVSGEFPDLKTKAPAHPDVVAADAIPADKEGLDIGPKTRELYAAKLADAGTVFWNGPMGVFEHPDYAGGTKAVAQGLLDSDAFTVVGGGDSAAAVRLLGFDENAFGHISTGGGASLEYLEGKTLPGLAALED; the protein is encoded by the coding sequence ATGAAGACGATCGACGACCTCCAGGTCGCCGGACAGCGCGTCTTTGTCCGCGCTGATCTCAACGTGCCGCTGGACGGCACCACCATCACCGACGACGGCCGGATCCGCGCCGTCGCCCCGACGATCGCCAAGCTCGTCGAGCGCGGCGCCAAGGTGATCGTCGCCTCGCACCTGGGCCGTCCCAAGGGTGCCCCGGACCCGGCCTTCTCGCTGGCCCCGGCCGCCGCGCGGCTGGGCGACATCCTCGGGCAGGACGTGGCGTTCGCGACCGACACGGTCGGCGAGTCCGCCCGGTCCGTCGTCGCGGGCCTGTCCGACGGCCAGGTGGCCGTGCTGGAGAACCTCCGCTTCAACGCGGGCGAGACCAGCAAGGACGACGCCGAGCGCGGTGCGTTCGCCGATCAGCTCGCCGCCCTCGCCGACCTGTACGTGGGCGACGGCTTCGGCGCCGTGCACCGTAAGCACGCCTCCGTGTACGACCTGCCCAAGCGCCTTCCGCACGCCGCCGGCGACCTGATCGCCACCGAGGTCGGCGTCCTGAAGAAGCTCACCGACGACGTCAAGCGCCCCTACGTCGTCGCGCTGGGCGGCGCCAAGGTCTCCGACAAGCTGGCTGTCATCGACCAGCTCATCGAGAAGGCCGACCGCATCCTGGTCGGCGGCGGGATGGCCTACACCTTCCTCAAGGCCAAGGGCCACGAGGTCGGCATCTCGCTGCTCCAGGAGGACCAGGTCCCGGCCTGCCTGGAGTACCTGGCACGGGCCGAGAAGCGCGGTGTGGAGTTCGTCCTCCCCGTGGACGTGCTGGTCTCCGGCGAGTTCCCGGACCTGAAGACCAAGGCCCCGGCCCACCCCGACGTCGTCGCCGCGGACGCCATCCCGGCCGACAAGGAGGGCCTGGACATCGGCCCGAAGACCCGTGAGCTCTACGCCGCGAAGCTCGCCGACGCGGGCACCGTCTTCTGGAACGGCCCGATGGGCGTCTTCGAGCACCCCGACTACGCCGGCGGCACCAAGGCCGTCGCGCAGGGGCTGCTCGACTCGGACGCCTTCACCGTCGTCGGCGGCGGTGACTCGGCCGCCGCGGTGCGCCTGCTGGGCTTCGACGAGAATGCATTCGGCCATATTTCGACCGGCGGCGGCGCCAGCCTCGAATACCTCGAAGGCAAGACGCTCCCCGGCCTCGCCGCTCTGGAGGACTGA
- a CDS encoding MFS transporter: MADSGTGTEAGHGAAAGALAPRGGFGRLWSAAAISRFGDSLRGTALPLLAYTLTDSPLLISLVTACGFVPWLFFGLLGGAVADRVDQRRAMWAVDVLRGLLMAGFALAVALGHVGIGLLLALSFALTTLQTLFDNAATALLPAVVPKEKLAAANARLMTGQELAGRFVGGPLAPVLIALGAALPFLADAATYLVAAALVASLRTGPPAGRPATAGRTVRREIAEGIRQLWRDRVLRAFCVAVALSNVGIGALIATLVVVIKGWLGAGDFGYVVVTIGYGIGMVLGGLLADRTIAAAGGTGRTLLFAGVLQAVTLVGFGTLRSVWLAALLLGLFGFAGMVGNVLETTAVQQRSPAGMLGRISSAFRTVSVAGTPLGALCGGAAATAFGPNAPALLAAVLLALGAAALTPVLQTPDGASSDSGQIPHTAP; this comes from the coding sequence ATGGCGGACAGCGGGACGGGCACCGAAGCGGGGCACGGGGCAGCGGCGGGCGCGCTCGCCCCGCGCGGCGGCTTCGGCCGGCTGTGGAGCGCCGCTGCCATCTCCCGCTTCGGTGACTCTCTGCGCGGCACGGCGCTCCCGCTGCTCGCCTACACGCTCACCGACTCGCCGCTGCTGATCTCGCTCGTCACCGCCTGCGGCTTCGTTCCCTGGCTGTTCTTCGGGCTGCTGGGCGGCGCGGTCGCCGACCGGGTGGACCAGCGGCGGGCGATGTGGGCGGTCGATGTGCTGCGGGGGCTGCTGATGGCCGGCTTCGCGCTGGCCGTGGCGCTCGGCCACGTGGGCATCGGGCTGCTGCTCGCGCTGTCCTTCGCGCTCACCACCCTCCAGACGCTGTTCGACAACGCCGCCACGGCCCTGCTGCCCGCGGTGGTGCCCAAGGAGAAGCTGGCCGCCGCCAATGCCCGGCTGATGACCGGTCAGGAGCTGGCGGGCCGGTTCGTCGGTGGCCCGCTGGCACCGGTGCTGATCGCGCTCGGCGCCGCCCTCCCGTTCCTGGCCGACGCGGCCACCTACCTCGTCGCGGCCGCCCTCGTCGCCTCCCTGCGCACCGGCCCGCCGGCCGGGCGGCCGGCCACCGCCGGGCGCACCGTCCGGCGCGAAATCGCCGAGGGAATACGGCAGTTGTGGCGCGACCGGGTGCTGCGCGCGTTCTGTGTGGCGGTGGCGCTGAGCAATGTCGGCATCGGCGCACTGATCGCGACCCTGGTGGTGGTCATCAAGGGCTGGCTGGGCGCCGGGGACTTCGGCTATGTCGTCGTGACCATCGGCTACGGCATCGGGATGGTCCTGGGCGGGCTTCTCGCGGACCGGACGATCGCCGCGGCCGGCGGCACCGGCCGCACTCTGCTGTTCGCCGGAGTGCTCCAGGCCGTGACCCTGGTGGGGTTCGGGACGCTGCGCTCGGTCTGGCTCGCGGCGCTGCTCCTGGGCCTGTTCGGCTTCGCCGGCATGGTGGGGAACGTCCTGGAGACCACGGCCGTGCAGCAGCGCAGCCCGGCCGGGATGCTCGGCAGGATCAGCTCCGCCTTCCGCACGGTCTCCGTCGCCGGGACCCCGCTCGGCGCGCTGTGCGGCGGCGCGGCCGCCACCGCCTTCGGGCCCAACGCCCCCGCGCTGCTGGCCGCCGTCCTGCTGGCCCTGGGGGCCGCCGCGTTGACACCCGTTCTTCAGACCCCCGACGGCGCCTCGTCCGACAGCGGACAGATACCTCATACCGCGCCCTGA
- the uvrC gene encoding excinuclease ABC subunit UvrC, whose translation MADPSSYRPKPGQIPDSPGVYKFRDEHGRVIYVGKAKSLRQRLANYFQDLAGLHPRTRTMVTTAASVEWTVVTTEVEALQLEYTWIKEFDPRFNVKYRDDKSYPYLAVTLNEEFPRVQVMRGAKKKGVRYFGPYGHAWAIRETVDLLLRVFPVRTCSAGVFKRSAQIGRPCLLGYIGKCAAPCVGRISADEHHELAEEFCDFMAGRTGAYIRRLERGMQEAAEEMEYERAARLRDDIGALKRAMEKSAVVLADATDADLIAVAEDELEAAVQIFHVRGGRVRGQRGWVTDKVEAVTTGDLVEHALQQLYGEERGDAVPKEVLVPALPEPVDPVAQWLTGRRGSQVSLRIPQRGDKKDLMATVARNAQQALGLHKTKRASDLTTRSRALEEIAEALGLDSVPLRIECFDISHLQGDDVVASMVVFEDGLARKSEYRRFQIKTFQGQDDVRSMHEVIGRRFKRYLQEKQKAGEWTEEPAGDARVDDNGATASAVAAGPDDEPDPMAGRPTDEDGRPKRFAYPPQLVVVDGGAPQVAAARRALDELGIDDVAVCGLAKRLEEVWLPEDDDPVVLPRSSEGLYLLQRVRDEAHRFALAYQRSKRTKRLKSSPLDTVAGLGDTRRQALLKHFGSLKKLRAATIDEICEVPGVGRKTAETVAAALAGAAPSAPAVNTATGEIIEDDGAPPAALSAERGQDR comes from the coding sequence ATGGCAGACCCCAGCAGCTATCGACCCAAGCCGGGACAGATCCCCGACTCGCCGGGGGTCTATAAGTTCCGCGACGAGCACGGCCGGGTCATCTACGTCGGCAAGGCGAAGAGCCTGCGCCAGCGGCTGGCCAACTACTTCCAGGACCTGGCCGGCCTCCATCCGCGTACCCGCACGATGGTCACCACCGCCGCCTCCGTGGAGTGGACCGTCGTCACCACCGAGGTCGAGGCGCTCCAGCTCGAATACACCTGGATCAAGGAGTTCGACCCCCGCTTCAACGTCAAGTACCGCGACGACAAGAGCTATCCGTATCTCGCGGTGACCCTCAACGAGGAGTTCCCGCGCGTCCAGGTCATGCGCGGCGCCAAGAAGAAGGGCGTGCGCTACTTCGGTCCGTACGGGCACGCCTGGGCCATTCGCGAGACCGTCGACCTGCTGCTCCGTGTCTTCCCCGTACGGACCTGCTCCGCCGGTGTCTTCAAGCGCTCCGCGCAGATCGGCCGCCCCTGCCTGCTCGGCTACATCGGCAAGTGCGCGGCCCCCTGCGTCGGCCGGATCTCCGCCGACGAACACCATGAACTGGCCGAGGAATTCTGCGACTTCATGGCCGGCCGCACCGGTGCCTACATCCGCCGCCTGGAGCGCGGGATGCAGGAAGCGGCGGAGGAGATGGAATACGAGCGCGCCGCCCGGCTGCGGGACGACATAGGCGCGCTCAAGCGGGCCATGGAGAAGAGCGCCGTGGTGCTCGCCGACGCCACCGACGCCGATCTGATCGCGGTCGCCGAGGACGAGCTGGAAGCCGCCGTCCAGATCTTCCACGTCCGCGGCGGGCGGGTGCGCGGCCAGCGAGGCTGGGTCACCGACAAGGTCGAGGCCGTCACCACCGGCGATCTGGTCGAGCACGCCCTCCAGCAGCTGTACGGCGAGGAGCGGGGCGACGCCGTCCCCAAGGAGGTCCTGGTCCCGGCGCTGCCCGAGCCCGTCGACCCGGTCGCCCAGTGGCTGACCGGGCGCCGCGGCTCCCAGGTCTCGCTGCGCATCCCGCAGCGCGGCGACAAGAAGGACCTGATGGCCACGGTCGCCCGCAACGCCCAGCAGGCCCTGGGCCTGCACAAGACCAAGCGCGCCTCCGACCTGACCACCCGCTCCCGTGCCCTGGAGGAGATCGCCGAGGCCCTCGGCCTGGATTCGGTGCCGCTGCGTATCGAGTGCTTCGACATCTCCCACCTCCAGGGCGATGACGTCGTCGCCTCGATGGTGGTGTTCGAGGACGGTCTCGCCCGGAAGAGCGAATACCGCCGCTTCCAGATCAAGACCTTCCAGGGCCAGGACGATGTCCGGTCCATGCACGAGGTCATCGGCCGCCGTTTCAAGCGCTATCTCCAGGAGAAGCAGAAGGCCGGCGAGTGGACGGAGGAGCCGGCCGGCGACGCCCGTGTCGACGACAACGGCGCCACCGCCTCGGCCGTCGCCGCCGGCCCGGACGATGAGCCGGACCCGATGGCCGGCCGCCCGACCGACGAGGACGGCCGCCCCAAGCGGTTCGCCTACCCGCCGCAGCTCGTGGTCGTCGACGGCGGTGCCCCGCAGGTCGCGGCCGCCCGCCGGGCCCTGGACGAGCTCGGCATCGACGATGTCGCGGTCTGCGGCCTGGCCAAGCGCCTCGAGGAGGTCTGGCTGCCCGAGGACGACGACCCGGTGGTGCTGCCGCGCAGCAGCGAGGGTCTCTACCTCCTCCAGCGCGTCCGGGACGAGGCACACCGCTTCGCCCTCGCCTACCAGCGCAGCAAGCGCACCAAGCGACTGAAGTCCTCGCCGCTGGACACCGTCGCCGGACTGGGCGACACCCGCCGCCAGGCGCTGCTCAAGCATTTCGGCTCGCTGAAGAAGCTGCGGGCCGCGACGATCGACGAGATCTGCGAGGTTCCGGGCGTCGGCCGCAAAACGGCGGAGACGGTCGCCGCGGCGCTGGCCGGGGCGGCGCCGTCCGCCCCCGCGGTGAACACCGCCACAGGAGAGATCATTGAGGATGACGGGGCCCCACCGGCCGCGTTGTCAGCAGAACGGGGGCAGGACCGATGA
- the tpiA gene encoding triose-phosphate isomerase, translated as MTDRTPLMAGNWKMNLNHLEAIAHVQKLAFALADKDFDAVEVAVLPPFTDLRSVQTLVDGDKLKIKYGAQDISAHDSGAYTGEISGAMLSKLKCAYVAIGHSERRQYHGENEEICNAKVKAAFKNGITPILCVGEGLDVRKAGNQVAHTLAQVDGGLADVPAEQAETIVIAYEPVWAIGTGEVATPEDAQEVCGAIRGRLAELYGQELADKVRIQYGGSVKSGNVAAIMAQPDVDGALIGGAALDADEFVKIVRFRDQ; from the coding sequence GTGACTGACCGTACCCCGCTGATGGCGGGCAACTGGAAGATGAACCTCAACCACCTCGAGGCCATCGCCCACGTCCAGAAGCTCGCCTTCGCCCTCGCCGACAAGGACTTCGACGCCGTCGAGGTCGCGGTCCTGCCGCCCTTCACCGATCTGCGGTCGGTGCAGACGCTGGTCGACGGCGACAAGCTCAAGATCAAGTACGGCGCCCAGGACATCTCGGCGCACGACTCCGGTGCCTACACCGGCGAGATCTCCGGCGCGATGCTGTCCAAGCTCAAGTGCGCCTACGTGGCCATCGGCCACAGCGAGCGCCGCCAGTACCACGGCGAGAACGAAGAGATCTGCAACGCCAAGGTCAAGGCCGCCTTCAAGAACGGGATCACCCCGATCCTGTGCGTCGGCGAGGGCCTGGACGTGCGCAAGGCCGGCAACCAGGTCGCGCACACCCTCGCCCAGGTCGACGGCGGTCTGGCCGACGTCCCGGCCGAGCAGGCCGAGACCATCGTGATCGCCTACGAGCCCGTGTGGGCCATCGGCACCGGTGAGGTCGCCACCCCCGAGGACGCGCAGGAGGTCTGCGGTGCGATCCGCGGCCGCCTCGCCGAGCTCTACGGCCAGGAGCTGGCCGACAAGGTCCGCATCCAGTACGGCGGCTCGGTCAAGTCCGGCAATGTCGCGGCGATCATGGCGCAGCCCGACGTCGACGGCGCGCTGATCGGCGGCGCGGCGCTGGACGCGGACGAGTTTGTGAAGATCGTCCGTTTCCGCGACCAGTAG
- the gap gene encoding type I glyceraldehyde-3-phosphate dehydrogenase: MTIRVGINGFGRIGRNYFRALLEQGADIEIVGVNDLTDNATLVHLLKYDTILGRLKQAVSHTDDTITVGNQTFKTMAERDPANLPWGELGADIVIESTGIFTKKADAEKHIQAGAKKVLISAPAKDEDITIVMGVNNDKYDAAKHHVISNASCTTNCVAPMAKVLDENFGIVKGLMTTVHAYTNDQRILDFPHSDLRRARAAAENIIPTSTGAAKATALVLPQLKGKLDGIAMRVPVPTGSVTDLVLELDREVTKDEINTAFQKAAEGQLKGILEYTEDPIVSSDIVNFPASCTFDSSLTMSQGKQVKVVGWYDNEWGYSNRLVDLTTFVGGQL; encoded by the coding sequence GTGACGATCCGCGTAGGCATCAACGGATTCGGCCGCATTGGTCGCAACTACTTCCGCGCGCTCCTGGAGCAGGGTGCGGACATCGAGATCGTCGGTGTCAACGACCTGACCGACAACGCCACCCTGGTTCACCTGCTGAAGTACGACACCATTCTGGGTCGCCTCAAGCAGGCCGTCAGCCACACCGACGACACCATCACGGTCGGCAACCAGACCTTCAAGACGATGGCCGAGCGCGACCCGGCGAACCTCCCCTGGGGCGAGCTCGGCGCCGACATCGTCATCGAGTCGACCGGCATCTTCACCAAGAAGGCCGACGCCGAGAAGCACATCCAGGCCGGCGCCAAGAAGGTCCTGATCTCCGCGCCCGCCAAGGACGAGGACATCACGATCGTGATGGGCGTCAACAACGACAAGTACGACGCGGCCAAGCACCACGTCATCTCCAACGCCTCCTGCACCACCAACTGTGTGGCGCCGATGGCGAAGGTGCTCGACGAGAACTTCGGCATCGTCAAGGGCCTGATGACGACGGTCCACGCGTACACCAACGACCAGCGCATCCTGGACTTCCCGCACAGCGACCTGCGCCGCGCCCGCGCCGCCGCGGAGAACATCATCCCGACCTCGACGGGTGCCGCCAAGGCCACCGCCCTGGTCCTCCCGCAGCTCAAGGGCAAGCTGGACGGTATCGCCATGCGCGTGCCCGTCCCCACCGGTTCGGTCACCGACCTCGTGCTGGAGCTCGACCGCGAGGTCACCAAGGACGAGATCAACACCGCCTTCCAGAAGGCCGCCGAGGGCCAGCTCAAGGGCATCCTGGAGTACACCGAGGACCCGATCGTCTCCTCGGACATCGTGAACTTCCCGGCCTCGTGTACCTTCGACTCCTCGCTGACCATGTCCCAGGGCAAGCAGGTCAAGGTCGTCGGCTGGTATGACAACGAGTGGGGCTACTCCAACCGCCTGGTGGACCTGACCACCTTCGTCGGCGGCCAGCTCTGA
- the whiA gene encoding DNA-binding protein WhiA — protein MAMTAAVKDEISRLPVTRTCCRKSEVSSILRFAGGLHLVSGRIVIEAELDTGIAARRLRKDILEIFGHSSDLVVMAPGGLRRGSRYVVRVVAGGDQLARQTGLVDGRGRPIRGLPPQVVSGATCDAEAAWRGAFLAHGSLTEPGRSSSLEVTCPGPEAALALVGAARRLGIGAKAREVRGVDRVVVRDGDAIGALLTRLGAHESVLAWEERRMRREVRATANRLANFDDANLRRSARAAVAAGARVQRALEILGEEVPEHLAAAGRLRMEHKQASLEELGALADPPLTKDAVAGRIRRLLAMADKRAQDLGIPGTESNLTEELAEGMVG, from the coding sequence ATGGCGATGACGGCAGCGGTGAAGGATGAAATCTCCCGGCTCCCCGTCACCCGGACCTGCTGCCGGAAGTCGGAGGTCTCGTCGATCCTGCGGTTCGCGGGCGGTCTGCACCTGGTCAGCGGACGCATCGTGATCGAGGCGGAGCTGGACACGGGCATCGCGGCCCGGCGGCTGCGCAAGGACATCCTGGAGATCTTCGGGCACAGCTCCGACCTGGTGGTGATGGCCCCCGGCGGCCTGCGGCGCGGCAGCCGCTACGTCGTCCGGGTGGTGGCCGGTGGCGATCAGCTGGCGCGCCAGACCGGCCTGGTGGACGGCCGCGGCCGGCCCATCCGCGGGCTGCCCCCGCAGGTGGTCTCCGGCGCGACCTGCGACGCCGAGGCGGCCTGGCGCGGCGCCTTCCTGGCCCACGGCTCACTGACCGAGCCGGGCCGCTCCTCGTCCCTGGAGGTCACCTGCCCCGGGCCCGAGGCGGCGCTCGCCCTGGTCGGTGCCGCCCGCCGGCTCGGCATCGGTGCCAAGGCCCGAGAGGTGCGCGGAGTGGACCGCGTCGTGGTCCGGGACGGTGACGCGATCGGTGCCCTGCTGACGCGGCTCGGCGCCCATGAGTCGGTGCTCGCGTGGGAGGAGCGGCGGATGCGCCGCGAGGTCCGCGCCACCGCCAACCGCCTCGCCAACTTCGACGACGCCAACCTCCGCCGCTCGGCGCGCGCCGCGGTCGCCGCGGGCGCCCGGGTCCAGCGGGCCCTGGAGATCCTCGGCGAGGAGGTCCCCGAGCACCTCGCGGCGGCCGGCCGGCTGCGCATGGAGCACAAGCAGGCCTCGCTGGAGGAGCTGGGCGCCCTCGCCGACCCGCCGCTGACCAAGGACGCGGTCGCCGGCCGGATCCGCCGGCTGCTGGCGATGGCCGACAAGCGGGCCCAGGACCTCGGCATCCCGGGCACCGAGTCCAACCTCACCGAGGAACTCGCCGAGGGCATGGTCGGCTGA
- a CDS encoding gluconeogenesis factor YvcK family protein: protein MSGRTPRLRRVRRFVPSGRITKGATPKVVALGGGMGLSASLTALRRITGDLTAVVTVADDGGSSGRLRDELGVLPPGDLRKALAALCGDDDWGQTWSRVIQHRFQSEGELHDHAVGNLLIVALWEQLGDHVQALDLVGKLLGAHGRVLPMSAVPLELQAQVRGHESGRPDAITTVRGQATVALTRGEVQSVHVVPEDPPAVPEAVAAVRDADWVVLGPGSWFSSVIPHLLVPELREALEETKARKVLSLNLAPQPGETDGFSPQRHLEVLARHAPKLAFDVVLADKAAVPDIEGLTVAAKQLVGSEVELAAVAAQGDDARSSAGGAPDRHDPELLAAAYDRIFRMHGRIGPWR from the coding sequence GTGAGCGGGCGCACCCCACGGCTGCGCCGGGTCCGGCGGTTCGTCCCCAGTGGCCGTATCACGAAGGGCGCCACGCCCAAGGTGGTGGCGCTGGGCGGCGGCATGGGCCTGTCCGCCTCGCTGACCGCGCTGCGCCGGATCACCGGTGATCTGACCGCGGTCGTCACGGTCGCCGACGACGGCGGTTCCAGCGGCCGGCTCCGCGACGAGCTCGGCGTGCTGCCGCCCGGCGATCTGCGCAAGGCGCTGGCCGCGCTGTGCGGTGACGACGACTGGGGCCAGACCTGGTCCCGGGTGATCCAGCACCGCTTCCAGAGCGAGGGCGAGCTGCACGACCACGCGGTCGGCAATCTGCTGATCGTGGCCCTGTGGGAGCAGCTCGGCGACCATGTCCAGGCCCTCGACCTGGTCGGCAAGCTGCTCGGCGCGCACGGCCGGGTGCTGCCCATGTCGGCGGTGCCGCTGGAGCTCCAGGCCCAGGTCAGGGGCCATGAATCGGGCCGTCCGGACGCGATCACCACGGTCCGCGGTCAGGCCACCGTCGCGCTCACCCGCGGCGAGGTGCAGTCCGTCCATGTGGTCCCCGAGGACCCGCCGGCCGTCCCCGAGGCGGTAGCCGCGGTGCGGGACGCCGACTGGGTGGTGCTCGGTCCCGGCTCCTGGTTCTCCTCCGTGATCCCGCATCTGCTGGTGCCGGAGCTGCGCGAGGCGCTGGAGGAGACCAAGGCCCGAAAGGTCCTTTCGCTCAACCTTGCGCCCCAACCGGGCGAAACCGATGGCTTCTCCCCGCAGCGTCATTTGGAGGTTTTGGCCCGACACGCCCCTAAACTCGCCTTCGACGTGGTGCTGGCCGACAAGGCCGCCGTGCCCGACATCGAAGGTCTGACGGTTGCCGCGAAGCAGCTGGTCGGCAGCGAGGTCGAGCTGGCGGCGGTCGCCGCACAAGGAGACGACGCCCGGTCGAGTGCCGGGGGAGCCCCCGACCGGCACGACCCGGAGCTGCTGGCAGCCGCGTACGACCGTATTTTTCGGATGCATGGAAGGATCGGCCCATGGCGATGA
- a CDS encoding RNA polymerase-binding protein RbpA — protein MASGNAIRGSRVGAGPMGEAERGESAPRTRISFWCSNGHETQPSFAGDAQVPDTWDCPRCGFPAGKDRESPPDPPRTEPYKTHLAYVRERRSDADGEAILAEALAKLRGEI, from the coding sequence GTGGCAAGTGGCAACGCGATCCGAGGAAGTCGGGTCGGGGCGGGGCCGATGGGGGAGGCCGAGCGCGGCGAGTCCGCGCCGCGCACCCGCATCTCCTTCTGGTGCTCCAACGGGCACGAGACGCAGCCCAGCTTCGCCGGCGATGCGCAGGTTCCGGACACCTGGGACTGCCCGCGCTGTGGTTTCCCGGCAGGCAAGGACCGGGAGAGCCCGCCGGACCCGCCGCGCACCGAGCCGTACAAGACCCACCTCGCCTACGTCCGTGAGCGTCGCAGCGACGCCGACGGTGAGGCGATCCTCGCGGAGGCCCTCGCCAAGCTCCGCGGCGAGATCTGA
- the secG gene encoding preprotein translocase subunit SecG: MVIGFSIALIVFSLLLMMLVLMHKGKGGGLSDMFGGGMQSSVGGSSVAERNLDRITIVIGLLWFACIVVLGILMKLSN; the protein is encoded by the coding sequence GTGGTCATCGGGTTCTCGATCGCCCTCATCGTCTTCAGCCTGCTGCTGATGATGCTGGTGCTCATGCACAAGGGAAAGGGCGGCGGCCTGTCCGACATGTTCGGTGGCGGCATGCAGTCCTCGGTGGGTGGCTCCTCGGTCGCCGAGCGCAACCTTGACCGCATCACCATCGTGATCGGTCTGCTGTGGTTCGCCTGCATCGTCGTGCTCGGCATCCTGATGAAGCTCAGCAACTGA
- the rapZ gene encoding RNase adapter RapZ — protein MSTPHEAQETERDGAQVSTGTTDQGESAAIPELVIISGMSGAGRSTAAKCLEDLGWFVVDNIPPELIAPMVELGARSQGNVARIAVVVDVRGRRFFANLKESLATLDAQNVKRRIVFLESSDEALVRRFESVRRPHPLQGDGRIVDGIAAERDLLRELRGDADLVIDTSSLNVHELRAKMDAQFAGEEVPELRATVMSFGFKYGLPVDADMVIDCRFIPNPHWVPELRPFTGLNDEVSNYVFSQPGSKEFLDGYAELLRIVAEGYRREGKRYVTIAVGCTGGKHRSVAMSEKLGRRLVSEGVETVIVHRDMGRE, from the coding sequence ATGAGTACACCGCACGAAGCGCAGGAAACCGAGAGAGACGGTGCACAGGTGAGTACGGGCACGACCGACCAGGGCGAGAGTGCCGCGATTCCCGAGTTGGTGATCATCTCCGGGATGTCCGGCGCCGGCCGCAGCACGGCCGCGAAGTGTCTGGAGGACCTCGGCTGGTTCGTCGTCGACAACATCCCGCCCGAGCTGATCGCACCGATGGTCGAGCTGGGCGCCCGGTCGCAGGGCAATGTCGCCCGGATCGCGGTCGTCGTCGACGTCCGCGGCCGCCGCTTCTTCGCCAACCTCAAGGAATCGCTGGCCACCCTCGACGCGCAGAACGTCAAGCGCCGCATCGTCTTCCTGGAGTCCTCCGACGAGGCCCTGGTGCGCCGCTTCGAATCCGTGCGCCGCCCGCACCCCCTCCAGGGCGACGGCCGGATCGTCGACGGCATCGCCGCCGAACGCGATCTGCTGCGCGAGCTGCGCGGCGACGCCGACCTGGTCATCGACACCTCCAGCCTCAACGTCCACGAACTGCGCGCCAAGATGGACGCTCAGTTCGCCGGCGAGGAGGTCCCCGAACTGCGCGCCACGGTCATGTCCTTCGGCTTCAAGTACGGCCTCCCGGTCGACGCCGACATGGTCATCGACTGCCGCTTCATCCCCAACCCGCACTGGGTCCCCGAGCTGCGCCCCTTCACCGGCCTCAACGACGAGGTCTCCAACTACGTCTTCAGCCAGCCCGGCTCCAAGGAGTTCCTGGACGGCTACGCCGAGCTGCTGCGGATCGTCGCCGAGGGCTACCGCCGGGAGGGCAAGCGCTATGTGACCATCGCCGTGGGCTGCACGGGCGGCAAGCACCGCAGCGTCGCGATGTCCGAGAAGCTCGGCCGCCGCCTGGTCTCCGAAGGGGTGGAAACCGTCATCGTCCACCGGGACATGGGGCGCGAGTGA